One window of the Rhipicephalus sanguineus isolate Rsan-2018 chromosome 4, BIME_Rsan_1.4, whole genome shotgun sequence genome contains the following:
- the LOC119389433 gene encoding regulator of nonsense transcripts 1 — translation MSCVRSNEHQGIGFLNDPRRLNVALTRARYGLIIVGNPKVLSKQPLWNHLLTFYKENRVLVEGPLNNLKESLIQFSKPRKLVNTVNPGGHFMSTTVFDAREAMVPGSVYDRSSQLNGGPDWRGTGRGAWAPLKENFTETGFGRHHDPLAYIGPAERAAANPGLPVPVGLFMNMAHVPPRFYNQHQQALQARRGAAGPAKGPPPRRTARNQQQPPPGRRAPSGSQFNSQASQGVLSQPGGSGPLSQPGGVGGALSQLSQESCFLGEELRSQAEGMLSQDSSYQGDRHCFGQPPSSSTAHFAAQQPY, via the exons ATGTCATGTGTACGGTCCAATGAACACCAGGGCATTGGATTTCTCAACGACCCCCGTCGGTTAAACGTGGCACTGACACGTGCTCGTTATGGTCTCATAATTGTGGGCAACCCCAAGGTTCTATCAAAGCAGCCTCTCTGGAACCACCTGCTGACCTTTTACAAGGAGAACAGGGTGCTGGTCGAGGGTCCCCTAAACAACCTCAAGGAAAGCCTGATTCAGTTCAGCAAGCCACGCAAACTGGTCAACACGGTGAACCCAGGTGGTCACTTCATGAGCACCACTGTGTTTGACGCGCGTGAGGCCATGGTGCCTGGCAGTGTGTACGACCGCTCGTCCCAGCTGAACGGTGGACCAGACTGGCGAGGCACCGGCCGAGGAGCCTGGGCACCCCTCAaggagaacttcactgagaccggTTTTGGCCGGCACCACGACCCATTGGCATACATTGGCCCTGCCGAGCGGGCGGCGGCCAATCCGGGCCTGCCCGTTCCTGTCGGGCTGTTCATGAACATGGCACATGTTCCACCACGCTTCTACAATCAACACCAGCAGGCACTGCAGGCACGGCGAGGCGCTGCTGGCCCGGCAAAGGGTCCCCCACCCCGCCGCACAGCCCGCAATCAGCAGCAGCCTCCTCCAGGGCGGCGGGCCCCATCAGGCTCACAGTTCAACAGTCAGGCTAGCCAG gGAGTGCTGTCCCAGCCGGGTGGCAGTGGGCCACTGTCGCAGCCGGGAGGAGTGGGGGGTGCCCTGTCACAGCTGTCACAGGAGAGCTGCTTCCTGGGGGAGGAGCTTCGCTCGCAGGCCGAGGGCATGCTCTCCCAGGACTCGTCCTACCAGGGGGACCGGCACTGTTTTGGACAACCGCCATCCTCCTCCACAGCCCACTTCGCAGCACAGCAGCCCTACTGA